The following nucleotide sequence is from Acyrthosiphon pisum isolate AL4f chromosome A2, pea_aphid_22Mar2018_4r6ur, whole genome shotgun sequence.
NNNNNNNNNNNNNNNNNNNNNNNNNNNNNNNNNNNNNNNNNNNNNNNNNNNNNNNNNNNNNNNNNNNNNNNNNNNNNNNNNNNNNNNNNNNNNNNNNNNNNNNNNNNNNNNNNNNNNNNNNNNNNNNNNNNNNNNNNNNNNNNNNNNNNNNNNNNNNNNNNNNNNNNNNNNNNNNNNNNNNNNNNNNNNNNNNNNNNNNNNNNNNNNNNNNNNNNNNNNNNNNNNNNNNNNNNNNNNNNNNNNNNNNNNNNNNNNNNNNNNNNNNNNNNNNNNNNNNNNNNNNNNNNNNNNNNNNNNNNNNNNNNNNNNNNNNNNNNNNNNNNNNNNNNNNNNNNNNNNNNNNNNNNNNNNNNNNNNNNNNNNNNNNNNNNNNNNNNNNNNNNNNNNNNNNNNNNNNNNNNNNNNNNNNNNNNNNNNNNNNNNNNNNNNNNNNNNNNNNNNNNNNNNNNNNNNNNNNNNNNNNNNNNNNNNNNNNNNNNNNNNNNNNNNNNNNNNNNNNNNNNNNNNNNNNNNNNNNNNNNNNNNNNNNNNNNNNNNNNNNNNNNNNNNNNNNNNNNNNNNNNNNNNNNNNNNNNNNNNNNNNNNNNNNNNNNNNNNNNNNNNNNNNNNNNNNNNNNNNNNNNNNNNNNNNNNNNNNNNNNNNNNNNNNNNNNNNNNNNNNNNNNNNNNNNNNNNNNNNNNNNNNNNNNNNNNNNNNNNNNNNNNNNNNNNNNNNNNNNNNNNNNNNNNNNNNNNNNNNNNNNNNNNNNNNNNNNNNNNNNNNNNNNNNNNNNNNNNNNNNNNNNNNNNNNNNNNNNNNNNNNNNNNNNNNNNNNNNNNNNNNNNNNNNNNNNNNNNNNNNNNNNNNNNNNNNNNNNNNNNNNNNNNNNNNNNNNNNNNNNNNNNNNNNNNNNNNNNNNNNNNNNNNNNNNNNNNNNNNNNNNNNNNNNNNNNNNNNNNNNNNNNNNNNNNNNNNNNNNNNNNNNNNNNNNNNNNNNNNNNNNNNNNNNNNNNNNNNNNNNNNNNNNNNNNNNNNNNNNNNNNNNNNNNNNNNNNNNNNNNNNNNNNNNNNNNNNNNNNNNNNNNNNNNNNNNNNNNNNNNNNNNNNNNNNNNNNNNNNNNNNNNNNNNNNNNNNNNNNNNNNNNNNNNNNNNNNNNNNNNNNNNNNNNNNNNNNNNNNNNNNNNNNNNNNNNNNNNNNNNNNNNNNNNNNNNNNNNNNNNNNNNNNNNNNNNNNNNNNNNNNNNNNNNNNNNNNNNNNNNNNNNNNNNNNNNNNNNNNNNNNNNNNNNNNNNNNNNNNNNNNNNNNNNNNNNNNNNNNNNNNNNNNNNNNNNNNNNNNNNNNNNNNNNNNNNNNNNNNNNNNNNNNNNNNNNNNNNNNNNNNNNNNNNNNNNNNNNNNNNNNNNNNNNNNNNNNNNNNNNNNNNNNNNNNNNNNNNNNNNGATGTACTCCTTTTTGGaagaaaatattcttaaaatagtttttcttcCAGGCGGAAATGTATGATAAGAGCCGGTACCGGCATGGATATCAGCCTGCTATTTGCCGCTCAAATTgacttttcaattttcaacgaGTGACGACTGTTGACTAATCGACTTTTTGGTAGTTTGACTTTGAgtattcaacatttttcaaaaaaatttagttaattgTATTGCTCTAATTGCTGACGAATTTTACGATGGTTTGGAGTTGTTGTATTCCTTTCTGCGAGTCCAAAGGAAATAAAGGATCCAAACTAAAGTTGCATAAGTAAGTATTAAActcttataaattttaattgtaacccttttatttttcttagatTTCCACTTGATAAAAATCGTCAAACATTATGGGTCAAATCAATTCAAAACTTTGAACCGTCATATATAATGAAGAAATCCCATTACGTTTGTCAATGTCATTTTTTATCAACAGACTATGAGTTAAACAACCTACTAAAAAAAACTGCTGTTCCATCTGTTTTTAGTAAGTCATTTAAGTACAACATGAAAAATTAGTATCTGTTTAGACacataatttttggttttaatatttttggtataaacATATAGGTGAGGTTATAACGTTGCTGCCTTATACAATTTTTGAGGACAATAGTAATTTCCCATCTCAAGTTCCTTgttagtatttcaaaatttataataaaagataatttattttagaagtttcattattttgtactcataatgtgatataaattaaaaatgttttaggtGATACAAATAGTAGTGGTAACTTGACGCTATCTCCCTCAGTTGACACTAGTAAGGATCTAGCAGAAGAGTTGTTGCCTTCTACAATTGTTGAGGACAATAGTAATTTCCCATCTCAAGTTCCTTGttagtatttcaaaattaataataaaagataatttattttagaagtttcattattttgtactcataatgtgatataaattaaaaatgttttaggtGATACAAATAGTAGTGGTAACTTGACGCTATCTCCCTCAGTTGACACTAGTAAGGATCTAGCAGAAGAGTTGTTGCCTTCTACAATTGTTGAGGACAATAGTAATTTCCCATCTCAAGTTCCTTGttagtatttcaaaattaataataaaagataatttattttagaagtttcattAGTTTGTACTCATAatgtgatataaattaataatgttttaggtGATCCAAATACTAGTAAGAATCTAGCAGAAGAGTTGGAATGTTATCCATTACAGTTGATGAAAAGTAGCCATAATCAATCcagtatattttttgattagttttccataaatatttaaaattaatttttataattttattagatagttCAAAATCACCATTAAAAACGgatgtaaaacaagattttgCAGTTATTAAGAAATCCTGTTCACCTCggtaagttttaattttgtgttcatATAATTTGTTCTTGTGTAACCAAGCTAACTGGTTGTCAGAAATTGAGAAATTGTAGGTACATTCAtcaacttttattaaatattttataggattataataaattataatttgttttattttagaaaaagaaaatgttttattggtgATTTTGATGTCCAGGATTTAAATAGTCCAAGAAAGCGGTTACGGTATTGGTCAGAGTcccaaaatacaattaaaaagtataaaagagAAATTCTTTTAACAAAGAAAAAGAATAAaagacttttaaataaaattaaaaattatagacaaCTAATCAAtcaccttaaaaataaaaattatatttcagacaACTGTTATTCAGTAATTAAGGTAAaaactacaaataaataataagaggAAGTGGCACCCGCAagtgttgtctcagtcttacaagtgtgtacgcTCAGCATGTCATAGgctttctattatatttttattttaagcgaGTTAGGAGTATTTTAAGGTGTACAAaagatttacaattttaaaatactcactttaaaattaaaatatgatgaaaagCCTCTGAAAATGAcaagataataatcttatctttaaattttaatagaggccaattcactctaattttcaaactattgtaGCTAAACGTGCTCTGCTGATCATAAGATGTTCTATATTACTCAAATTTTGTTAGACAAGAGACAGCACATGCAGGTTCCACATcctccaaataaataataagttgtgtacttgtgtgtccatgttactaataaaccttatattttttaatctgtacaattaatggttttatattttattatttgtgtgttgtgtttatttgttggataaggTTTATGTTgccattcaaaaatatttaataaataatttataaacactcataactcactttaacAACATcctcctaataaataattagttcaaagttgtgtgtccatgttactaatataccttatatttaATCTGtacaataaatagttttatattttattatttaagtgttgtgtttatttgttggataaggTTAATGTTgccattcaaatatttaataaatcatttttaggaGGCGTTGCCTATAGCTGAACAAGAAATTGTACTTaagcaattaaatattaaaactggtAAAACGATATCTCCTGAATTAAGATCATTTGCACTCactcttaattattattcagcaTCAGCATACAATTATGTACGAAAACAATTTAGTAACTGTTTGCCCCACCCAAGTACACTACGAAAATGGTATGGAGGTATTGATGGTCAAGCAGGATTTTTAAATGAGGCATTAAATGcagtaaaaattaaagttgACTCTATGGCAGAGACAGGACAGACACTAATATGCAGTTTAATGATGGATGAAATGAGTATTAAAAaggatgtacattttaataataacagaaaTATTGGTTATGTTAATTTTGGTGTTAAAAATGATAGTGATGGGTTACCAATGGCATcagatattatagtatttttattagttgcCATAAATTCGAATTGGAAAGTCCCTGTGGCATACTTTTTAATCAATGGACTAACAGCCTCTGAAAAAGCAAATCTTGTAAATCATTGCCTTAAAATTATACATGAAACTGGGGTAACGGTAAAATCATTAACATTTGATGGAGCAGCCTCAAATATGTCGATGGCTCGAGAATTAGGAGCAAATTTACAATTTCCAAACCTACAAAGTTATTTTAACCATCcaattacaaaagaaaaaatatttataatgttagatGCAGCACATATGTTAAAACTCTGTAGGAATACATTAGGggaccataaattattatatgacgaTAATGATTTACCTATTAAATGGCAGTATTTCAAAGAGCTAGTGAGTGTACAAGAGAACATTGGCCTACATTTAGGGACAAATATACGAAAACgacatatactatattacaagGAAAAAATGAAAGTCTCACTCGCTGCTCAGACTCTTAGCTCTAGTGTAGCCGATGCGTTCCAATATTGTTCGGAGGTATTGAATATGTCATCATTTACAGATTGTGATTCAACCATTACATTTTGCCGACAAATAGATcacatatttgattttttaaatgcacGCAATTTTCTTAGCAAGTCACCATATAAAAAACCATTGTTTCTAAAAGATATAGAATTTTGTCATAAGTTTATATCCGAttctatacctacaatatttacaaaGCCTAAAAGATAAAGATCATAAACCAATATTACTAAGTTCTAGAAAAACTGGATTCATGGGGTTGATTATATGTTTAACAAGTGTTAAACATTTATTGGATGAACTTGTTGCAAGTAGAAAGCTCAAATTTCTATTGACATATAAGCTTTCACAGGACCATTTAGAGATTCTTTTCTCTGCTATACGAGCACGTAATGGGTTTAATAATAATCCGACAGCAACCCAAGTTGAAGCAGCAATGAAGAGAATATTGGTACACACAGAATATGACTCTTCTGGAGCAAATTGTTACCCNNNNNNNNNNNNNNNNNNNNNNNNNNNNNNNNNNNNNNNNNNNNNNNNNNTTATAATCGTGGATCGTACTCCGTGCTGATATCATAGTTAcatgattatatgatatggatgtataccaaataccagGTTGTTATGGATCACGTTACCAAAATACGTTGaatagataactgataaatattttatttgattaaatcattaaaaaaaatattatattatgtaggtataaggtaGGATAATCTAAGCTAAACGGTTGTCAACATAGAAGTATTTTTGGGGATGTTGGAATTGTTTTCATGTTTGTcctataatcattaaacaataagcatagttatacccattgacctattataaatggACTGAGCGTAGAAAGAGAAACTGCGGCCAAGAATGAGATAAAAGATGTACTCCTTTTTGGaagaaaatattcttaaaatagtttttcttcCAGGCGGAAATGTATGATAAGAGCCGGTACCGGCATGGATATCAGCCTGCTATTTGCCGCTCAAATTgacttttcaattttcaacgaGTGACGACTGTTGACTAATCGACTTTTTGGTAGTTTGACTTTGAgtattcaacatttttcaaaaaaatttagttaattgTATTGCTCTAATTGCTGACGAATTTTACGATGGTTTGGAGTTGTTGTATTCCTTTCTGCGAGTCCAAAGGAAATAAAGGATCCAAACTAAAGTTGCATAAGTAAGTATTAAActcttataaattttaattgtaacccttttatttttcttagatTTCCACTTGATAAAAATCGTCAAACATTATGGGTCAAATCAATTCAAAACTTTGAACCGTCATATATAATGAAGAAATCCCATTACGTTTGTCAATGTCATTTTTTATCAACAGACTATGAGTTAAACAACCTACTAAAAAAAACTGCTGTTCCATCTGTTTTTAGTAAGTCATTTAAGTACAACATGAAAAATTAGTATCTGTTTAGACacataatttttggttttaatatttttggtataaacATATAGGTGAGGTTATAACGTTGCTGCCTTATACAATTTTTGAGGACAATAGTAATTTCCCATCTCAATGACTTCTTCTGGAGCAAATTGTTTACCCCAAGATGCAACAACAATATTACATGTTTcaagctcaaa
It contains:
- the LOC100572427 gene encoding THAP domain-containing protein 2-like isoform X2; this encodes MVWSCCIPFCESKGNKGSKLKLHKFPLDKNRQTLWVKSIQNFEPSYIMKKSHYVCQCHFLSTDYELNNLLKKTAVPSVFSEVITLLPYTIFEDNSNFPSQ
- the LOC115034061 gene encoding uncharacterized protein LOC115034061, with amino-acid sequence MVWSCCIPFCESKGNKGSKLKLHKFPLDKNRQTLWVKSIQNFEPSYIMKKSHYVCQCHFLSTDYELNNLLKKTAVPSVFSEVITLLPYTIFEDNSNFPSQVPCDTNSSGNLTLSPSVDTSKDLAEELLPSTIVEDNSNFPSQVPCDTNSSGNLTLSPSVDTSKDLAEELLPSTIVEDNSNFPSQVPCDPNTSKNLAEELECYPLQLMKSSHNQSNSSKSPLKTDVKQDFAVIKKSCSPRKRKCFIGDFDVQDLNSPRKRLRYWSESQNTIKKYKREILLTKKKNKRLLNKIKNYRQLINHLKNKNYISDNCYSVIKVKTTNK